The proteins below are encoded in one region of Tautonia rosea:
- a CDS encoding fused response regulator/phosphatase yields the protein MATGLSEHKVKVLLIDDQPLIGEAVKRMLANEQDIEFQYCKEPSLAMETAVAFQPTIILQDLVLPDVDGLDLVKLYRTHEATRDVPVIVLSTREEPQTKADAFAFGANDYIVKLPDRLELLARIRHHSKGYINQLQRDEAYRALVASQEALAHDVDEAARYVQSLLPDPIEQGAIQADWRFIPSAQLGGDTFGYHQLDDDHFAVYLIDVVGHGVGAALLSVSVLNAIRSQSLPGADFKDPGQVLTALNERFEMSRQADKYFTAWYGVYHLPTGVIRYTGGGHPPALLVSDDSGETVMLEATGPMVGAFDGLEFETKEYPLQGPATVFVYSDGVFEVQKADQTMWPFSEFVSYLGQQSKAPGSAMDALIAYLGSLSGKPGFEDDFSIVQLRLTPGSGRSSS from the coding sequence ATGGCCACCGGCCTAAGCGAACACAAGGTCAAGGTTCTCCTGATCGATGACCAGCCATTGATTGGTGAGGCTGTGAAACGGATGCTCGCGAACGAGCAAGACATCGAGTTTCAGTATTGCAAGGAACCGTCTCTAGCAATGGAGACGGCCGTGGCGTTTCAGCCGACGATCATCCTTCAGGACCTCGTCTTGCCCGATGTCGATGGGCTCGATCTGGTGAAACTCTACCGCACGCATGAGGCGACCCGGGACGTTCCCGTCATTGTACTTTCGACCCGAGAAGAGCCTCAGACCAAGGCCGATGCCTTTGCCTTTGGGGCCAATGATTACATTGTGAAGCTTCCGGATCGGCTTGAACTGCTCGCTCGGATCCGGCACCACTCGAAAGGATACATCAACCAGCTTCAGCGTGATGAGGCCTATCGCGCTCTTGTTGCGAGCCAGGAAGCGCTGGCTCATGATGTGGATGAAGCTGCCCGATACGTCCAGTCGCTTCTTCCCGATCCGATCGAGCAGGGGGCAATTCAGGCCGACTGGCGGTTTATCCCCTCTGCTCAGCTCGGGGGAGACACGTTCGGATACCACCAGCTCGATGATGACCACTTCGCTGTCTATTTGATTGACGTAGTTGGCCACGGGGTCGGGGCGGCGTTGCTCTCGGTCTCGGTCCTCAATGCCATTCGATCGCAATCGCTTCCCGGGGCCGATTTCAAAGATCCGGGCCAGGTGCTCACCGCCTTGAACGAGCGATTTGAGATGTCTCGTCAGGCCGACAAGTATTTTACGGCCTGGTATGGTGTGTATCACCTCCCGACCGGAGTCATCCGCTACACCGGAGGAGGGCATCCCCCCGCACTGTTGGTGTCAGATGATTCGGGGGAGACGGTCATGCTCGAAGCGACGGGGCCGATGGTCGGAGCCTTTGACGGGCTCGAATTTGAGACCAAGGAGTACCCGCTTCAGGGGCCCGCGACAGTGTTTGTCTATAGTGATGGTGTCTTTGAAGTTCAGAAAGCCGATCAGACGATGTGGCCATTTTCCGAGTTCGTCTCCTATCTCGGCCAACAATCGAAGGCTCCCGGATCGGCCATGGACGCGCTGATCGCCTACCTGGGTTCGTTATCAGGCAAACCAGGATTTGAGGACGATTTTTCAATCGTTCAACTCCGTCTCACGCCCGGGAGTGGTAGGAGCTCTTCGTGA
- a CDS encoding chemotaxis protein CheW: protein MSSASNSLNASTPTPDAPRSEGTLLQFVGFRLDRSDYAVAIRRVQEIILMPAITRLPQTSPDVEGLMNLRGTVLPVINLRTRFGVPPKPFDEHTRVVVVNVQSRTVGFIVDSVSQVMRVGEDQLQPPPPGIASVASSAISGLFRDGDRLVIALDVDRLLEHLEIESD, encoded by the coding sequence ATGTCTTCTGCGTCGAACTCGCTGAACGCATCAACGCCGACACCTGACGCTCCTCGAAGTGAGGGGACGCTTCTCCAATTTGTGGGGTTTCGGCTCGATCGTTCGGACTATGCGGTGGCCATTCGTCGGGTGCAAGAGATCATTCTCATGCCGGCGATCACTCGATTGCCGCAGACCTCCCCGGATGTCGAGGGGCTCATGAATTTACGGGGGACAGTTCTCCCGGTAATCAACCTCCGAACCCGTTTCGGCGTGCCTCCAAAACCGTTTGACGAACATACACGCGTGGTGGTCGTCAATGTTCAATCGAGGACGGTTGGTTTTATCGTCGATTCGGTCTCTCAGGTCATGCGGGTCGGTGAAGACCAGCTCCAACCACCTCCTCCTGGCATTGCGTCGGTGGCCTCCTCGGCCATCTCCGGTCTCTTTCGCGATGGAGATCGATTGGTGATCGCACTGGATGTTGACCGCTTGCTGGAACATCTCGAAATCGAATCGGACTGA
- a CDS encoding methyl-accepting chemotaxis protein translates to MEPMALAEEAHAQLEASKADTKAMIDAFAGLVRANSISDILREVLSTIQSNYGWEIACYRKIDQTSNALVCSLDAGSGNGPLRRLFQDREIRLNEGVSGLAWRRDEPVYVEDLLADHSSTNDRVAKEAGLRGMIALPIRQGGELIGVLEFASTRPIEITELRIDALNTIAHTASNKISHLAQEREMNRLAQMVANAPLNMMFADRDLRIRYLNPKSIETLTRLQGSLSVPVHKMIGQSLDAFHKNPENQRALLADPANLPYHSTMHLGSELIDLVASAIVDENGEYLGPMLTWEIVTEKHVQAVRETEMLADSNAVNFVLMRLGKANTPDDVIRIALETVREAFGWLYGSFWKLDSDGRSLVFGLESGEMPDEFKRATKASRYVEGQGLSGRCWQQLDLVFVPELSELSGCPRAGVARRCEVSSALAIPIQLNGRFLGAMDFLTKETIDPSENRLEVMRSVGRLVSSALDRVDRQARSEAEKRDLEQKVNILMNVASAAASGNLTVEVPVRGEDDLGRLGAAMANMIRDLKEIISQIAESTGQFAEGSQVIAESATYLSESSQSQAATVEEMSASIEQLGRAITEINQNAEAARSQAEETWGLARQGGEAVEQAIEAMGLITKSSEQVSDITQVIGEIASQTNLLALNAAIEAARAGEHGLGFAVVADEVRKLAERSSAAAKEITSLIKESTRRVADGARLSEKAGSSLSTIVKGVEETTERIAKIARATHEQSESASEVTKAIQDVSGITETNASSAEELSASAEELGAQAQALRQAVSGFKV, encoded by the coding sequence ATGGAACCAATGGCACTGGCCGAGGAAGCTCACGCTCAGCTCGAAGCCTCGAAGGCCGACACCAAGGCCATGATCGATGCCTTCGCAGGACTGGTACGTGCGAACTCGATTTCAGACATTCTGCGAGAAGTGCTTTCCACCATCCAGTCGAACTATGGCTGGGAGATCGCCTGTTATCGAAAGATTGATCAAACATCGAATGCGTTGGTCTGCAGTCTTGATGCGGGATCAGGGAATGGTCCGTTGCGAAGGCTCTTTCAAGATCGAGAGATTCGATTGAATGAAGGGGTCTCCGGATTGGCCTGGCGACGCGACGAGCCGGTCTACGTCGAAGATCTGCTGGCCGATCACTCCTCTACCAATGATCGAGTTGCCAAGGAGGCCGGTCTGAGAGGGATGATTGCGCTACCGATTCGACAGGGAGGCGAATTGATCGGAGTACTTGAGTTTGCCTCAACCCGTCCGATCGAGATCACTGAGCTTCGCATTGATGCGCTCAACACGATCGCGCATACAGCCTCGAACAAGATCAGCCACCTGGCCCAGGAACGCGAGATGAACCGCCTGGCTCAGATGGTCGCGAATGCTCCGCTGAACATGATGTTTGCGGATCGTGACCTTCGGATCCGCTACCTCAACCCGAAGTCGATCGAAACGTTAACTCGACTGCAAGGCTCATTAAGTGTGCCGGTTCACAAGATGATCGGCCAATCACTCGACGCCTTTCACAAGAATCCCGAGAATCAACGTGCCTTGCTGGCGGACCCCGCAAACTTGCCGTATCATAGCACGATGCACCTTGGATCGGAACTGATTGATTTGGTGGCATCGGCGATCGTTGACGAGAACGGCGAGTATCTCGGACCGATGCTCACCTGGGAGATTGTGACGGAGAAACATGTTCAGGCCGTTCGCGAAACGGAGATGCTGGCGGACTCCAACGCAGTGAACTTTGTGTTGATGCGATTGGGCAAGGCCAATACACCGGATGATGTGATCCGGATCGCCCTGGAAACCGTTCGTGAGGCCTTCGGATGGCTCTATGGATCTTTCTGGAAACTTGACTCCGATGGACGATCGCTCGTCTTCGGACTGGAATCAGGAGAGATGCCGGACGAGTTCAAGAGGGCTACGAAAGCGTCTCGCTACGTCGAAGGTCAAGGGCTAAGTGGTCGTTGCTGGCAACAACTCGATCTCGTGTTTGTTCCCGAACTGTCCGAACTCTCAGGATGCCCGCGTGCGGGAGTCGCCCGCCGTTGCGAGGTTTCGTCGGCGCTGGCTATTCCGATTCAGTTGAATGGTCGCTTCCTCGGTGCCATGGATTTTCTGACGAAGGAGACCATCGATCCGTCGGAGAATCGTCTGGAAGTGATGAGGAGCGTGGGGAGGCTAGTGTCAAGCGCGCTCGACCGGGTCGATCGGCAAGCCAGGTCTGAGGCTGAGAAACGCGATCTGGAACAGAAAGTAAACATTCTGATGAACGTGGCTTCGGCCGCAGCTTCTGGAAATCTGACCGTGGAGGTTCCGGTTCGAGGAGAGGATGATCTGGGCCGGCTTGGGGCTGCAATGGCCAACATGATTCGGGATCTGAAAGAGATCATCAGTCAGATTGCTGAATCGACAGGCCAGTTTGCCGAAGGTTCTCAGGTGATCGCCGAGAGCGCGACCTACCTGAGCGAGTCGTCTCAGAGTCAGGCGGCCACGGTCGAAGAGATGTCAGCCTCAATCGAGCAACTCGGCCGGGCGATCACCGAAATCAATCAGAACGCCGAGGCAGCACGTTCTCAGGCCGAAGAGACCTGGGGACTCGCCCGACAAGGAGGCGAAGCTGTCGAGCAGGCGATTGAAGCCATGGGCCTGATCACGAAATCGAGCGAGCAAGTGAGTGACATCACCCAGGTGATCGGCGAGATTGCGAGCCAGACCAATCTGCTCGCACTAAACGCAGCGATCGAGGCAGCCAGGGCCGGCGAGCATGGTCTGGGCTTCGCGGTGGTCGCTGACGAGGTTCGAAAACTTGCGGAACGCTCCAGTGCCGCGGCGAAAGAGATCACCTCATTGATCAAGGAATCGACACGACGCGTGGCCGATGGTGCTCGACTTTCCGAGAAGGCTGGGTCGTCCCTCTCGACGATCGTCAAGGGGGTCGAGGAGACCACCGAACGCATTGCGAAGATTGCCAGAGCTACTCATGAGCAGTCGGAATCTGCCTCGGAAGTGACCAAAGCGATTCAGGATGTCTCGGGAATCACCGAGACGAACGCCTCGAGCGCCGAGGAACTCTCGGCCAGTGCCGAGGAACTCGGAGCCCAGGCTCAGGCCTTGCGTCAGGCGGTTTCGGGCTTCAAGGTCTGA
- a CDS encoding CheR family methyltransferase gives MQQDLLPDELFDQFRAMIYRSTGIRIPENKRVMLSNRLKRRVQATGDGTFEAYYARLATGGDRLELGRFVDAITTRETYFFRDPHHFHWLAERFARELIEQARLGKRSRTISIWSAACSGGEELYSALIRLAEVHCPPPGWKLLALGTDISEAALRSAREAIYGDRSLRSVTQAERTRWFSFDSAANRWNLNEELKSRATFRSHNLLHPIREGPFDCIFLKNVLIYFDAESKARVVRQILGAIAPGGYLVVGPTEGIYGMLDPLERVESWLYRKPDGE, from the coding sequence ATGCAACAGGATTTGCTGCCCGATGAACTTTTTGATCAGTTCCGAGCGATGATCTACCGTTCAACGGGGATTCGGATTCCAGAGAACAAGCGTGTCATGCTTTCCAATCGCCTGAAACGACGTGTTCAGGCGACTGGCGATGGGACCTTCGAAGCCTATTACGCCCGATTGGCTACGGGTGGTGATCGTCTGGAATTGGGTCGATTCGTCGATGCCATCACGACCCGAGAAACCTACTTTTTTCGCGATCCGCACCATTTTCATTGGCTCGCCGAACGGTTTGCCCGGGAACTGATCGAACAAGCCCGACTTGGGAAACGATCACGGACGATTTCGATCTGGTCTGCCGCCTGTAGTGGTGGCGAAGAACTGTATTCTGCCTTGATTCGTCTGGCTGAGGTCCATTGTCCCCCCCCAGGATGGAAGCTTCTCGCCCTCGGAACGGACATCAGCGAGGCGGCCCTTCGGTCGGCTCGTGAGGCAATTTATGGAGATCGGTCGCTTCGATCAGTGACCCAGGCGGAACGAACACGCTGGTTTTCCTTTGATTCTGCTGCGAATCGATGGAACCTGAACGAGGAACTGAAGTCGCGTGCAACCTTCCGCAGCCATAACCTGTTACATCCGATCCGAGAAGGACCGTTTGATTGCATCTTTCTAAAGAACGTGTTGATATATTTCGATGCAGAATCGAAGGCTCGGGTCGTCCGTCAGATCCTCGGTGCGATTGCTCCCGGAGGTTATCTTGTGGTCGGTCCGACGGAGGGGATCTACGGAATGCTTGATCCGTTGGAGCGTGTCGAGAGTTGGCTCTACCGAAAACCGGACGGGGAATGA
- a CDS encoding chemotaxis protein CheA translates to MSGFDVSELLPFYLDETDEQIGTLNDTLLRLEQDQSDAAALQETFRIVHSLKGSASVMGFDQVNRLAHHLETLFDQLRSGKRLLDFDALQLSFQSLDRLRDYHRDLRSEGKGDDLSDMIEAVVSYLGADQTTPSATSGDEIEPPLESTDLSDLDDLPMGETSDELIDTPPETVSESSDSASEIDEAEQPEGLAVKVVFVPTLQWRDMKARLILNRLSSRVRVLGSDPPADRLDEVESRSTFTAWVDADADRDELRSLADVDGVAAIQFGDGADGSEEVWPSEETVPPLLDVPELVAKTDAPALSPERAAPTEMVLPKTTTKPKIAETLRVDVDRLDHLMNLAGELVISRARFADLTRELEALFRDSDVRLLAADSQDRLDCLIEGFDAVLDSGERSQGIRERWRSQFRRLTENIRELRANLDRLRIGRDHLTEMAEAIDQLGRVCDRIQKGVLDTRMVPIGPLFERFRRVVRDVSVGSGKDVTLQIQGESTELDKRMIDELSDPLIHMVRNAVDHGLEAPGVRQSLGKPKTGTVTLAAAHRGNRVVITVADDGKGLDVARLRRKIAAHGLLPEAEAARLSPPEVIPYIFHAGLSTADTVSDISGRGVGMDVVKHRIEQLNGTVFVRTEPGQGTTFTIRLPLTLAIMPSLLVRIYDETYALPLGEIREIVEVGPDQILNVQGSRAIEVRGRVISLLCLDDVFSWGGGPHPSRSASSSLERGSLRRPVVVVQSTLTTIGLMVDDLIGIQEIVLKSIERNYRTVRGLSGASILGNGRVALILDVDALIELSTRPSHHLPKHELPSMALSRRDS, encoded by the coding sequence ATGTCGGGTTTTGACGTTTCGGAGCTCTTGCCGTTCTATCTTGACGAAACGGATGAGCAAATCGGCACGCTCAACGACACGCTCTTACGGCTTGAGCAGGACCAGTCTGATGCGGCCGCGCTTCAGGAGACATTCAGAATTGTTCATAGCCTGAAGGGCTCGGCCAGTGTGATGGGGTTTGATCAGGTCAATCGGCTCGCGCATCATCTGGAAACGCTTTTCGACCAACTTCGTAGTGGGAAACGGTTACTCGATTTCGATGCACTTCAGTTGAGCTTTCAGAGCCTTGATCGCCTGCGTGATTACCATAGAGATCTTCGATCGGAAGGCAAGGGTGACGACCTGAGCGATATGATCGAAGCGGTGGTTTCCTATCTGGGAGCGGACCAGACCACGCCTTCAGCGACCTCTGGCGATGAAATCGAACCTCCGTTGGAATCAACCGACTTATCGGATCTCGATGATCTTCCGATGGGCGAGACATCGGACGAGCTGATCGACACACCTCCCGAAACCGTATCAGAGAGCTCGGACTCCGCTTCAGAAATCGACGAGGCGGAACAGCCTGAAGGCCTGGCTGTCAAGGTCGTGTTTGTGCCGACCCTGCAGTGGCGTGACATGAAAGCGCGGTTGATTCTGAATCGACTATCCTCTCGGGTGCGGGTCCTGGGAAGTGATCCGCCTGCCGATCGGCTCGACGAGGTCGAGTCGAGGTCCACGTTCACCGCCTGGGTCGATGCCGACGCGGATCGTGACGAACTTCGATCGCTCGCCGATGTTGATGGGGTTGCTGCGATTCAATTCGGCGATGGTGCGGACGGCTCGGAGGAGGTCTGGCCCTCAGAAGAGACAGTCCCTCCACTACTCGATGTTCCGGAACTGGTGGCGAAAACAGATGCACCCGCCCTTAGCCCCGAGCGGGCCGCACCAACGGAGATGGTACTGCCGAAAACCACGACAAAACCGAAAATTGCCGAGACCCTTCGAGTTGATGTTGACCGACTTGATCATCTCATGAATCTTGCGGGAGAGTTGGTCATTAGTCGTGCCAGATTTGCCGACCTGACTCGGGAACTGGAAGCACTCTTTCGGGATTCGGACGTTCGCTTGCTGGCCGCTGACAGTCAAGATCGGCTCGATTGCCTGATTGAAGGCTTCGATGCTGTGCTTGACTCGGGTGAACGAAGTCAGGGCATCCGAGAACGATGGCGTTCTCAATTTCGGCGGCTGACCGAGAACATTCGTGAACTCCGAGCGAACCTGGATCGGCTTCGGATTGGCCGGGACCACCTGACAGAAATGGCTGAAGCAATTGATCAGCTCGGTCGGGTTTGCGACCGTATCCAGAAGGGGGTGCTGGATACGAGAATGGTTCCGATTGGCCCGTTGTTCGAACGCTTCCGACGGGTTGTTCGCGATGTCAGCGTGGGGTCGGGCAAGGACGTCACTCTGCAAATCCAGGGAGAATCAACTGAGCTCGATAAGCGAATGATCGACGAACTGAGCGATCCGCTCATTCACATGGTGCGGAATGCGGTCGATCATGGGCTGGAGGCACCGGGCGTTCGCCAGTCACTGGGCAAGCCGAAAACGGGAACCGTGACCCTTGCCGCAGCCCATCGTGGCAATCGCGTTGTCATTACCGTGGCCGATGACGGCAAAGGGCTGGATGTTGCCCGGTTGCGCCGCAAAATCGCCGCTCATGGTCTCTTGCCTGAGGCTGAAGCCGCGCGGCTCTCGCCTCCAGAAGTGATCCCGTATATCTTCCATGCAGGTTTGAGCACGGCCGATACCGTTTCCGACATCTCTGGACGAGGAGTCGGAATGGACGTCGTCAAGCATCGGATCGAGCAACTCAACGGGACGGTTTTCGTTCGGACCGAACCGGGCCAGGGGACGACCTTCACCATCCGGCTCCCTCTCACACTTGCCATCATGCCAAGTCTACTGGTACGGATTTACGACGAAACGTACGCCTTGCCGTTAGGGGAGATTCGGGAGATCGTCGAAGTCGGCCCTGATCAAATCCTGAACGTTCAAGGGAGTCGAGCGATCGAGGTTCGTGGTCGGGTCATCTCGCTGCTATGCCTTGATGATGTGTTTTCGTGGGGTGGGGGCCCCCATCCCAGTCGCTCGGCCTCGTCGTCGCTGGAACGTGGTTCGCTCCGTCGCCCGGTGGTCGTTGTGCAGAGTACGTTGACGACGATTGGCCTGATGGTGGATGACCTGATTGGGATTCAGGAAATTGTCTTGAAATCGATCGAGAGGAATTACAGGACGGTGCGAGGGCTTTCTGGGGCCAGTATCCTGGGGAACGGACGGGTTGCCTTGATTCTTGATGTTGACGCCTTGATCGAGTTGTCGACCCGCCCTTCCCATCACCTCCCGAAGCACGAGCTTCCATCCATGGCCCTCTCGAGGCGAGACTCATGA
- a CDS encoding chemotaxis protein CheC: MNSGDESLGQVPPRIDEAIQEGAEAASVALSKWLGRPASLVVSRVRFVELIEATEALGPGDAVVAACAIPLSGPLPGTVLMIFDDRSAMTMIDALLGRPEGTGTEWGEMEQSAAQETSNIVVCAFVNAMAESLNPGGLMIPGPPEFRFEFSGSLIEFALMDQMSRNDQIMMVEIHFSVDGITNDWAMVIVPAAGGLETLGLGDLGGEHPGEPS; this comes from the coding sequence ATGAATTCGGGGGACGAATCTCTGGGACAGGTTCCTCCAAGGATTGACGAGGCGATCCAAGAGGGAGCCGAGGCAGCCTCCGTTGCCCTTTCGAAGTGGCTGGGACGACCCGCGTCGCTGGTGGTCAGCCGGGTTCGATTCGTCGAACTGATCGAGGCAACGGAGGCACTTGGTCCGGGGGACGCGGTGGTCGCCGCCTGCGCCATTCCATTATCAGGCCCCTTGCCGGGCACCGTCCTGATGATCTTCGATGATCGATCGGCGATGACCATGATCGACGCCCTGCTCGGTCGTCCGGAAGGAACCGGAACGGAATGGGGGGAGATGGAACAGTCGGCGGCTCAGGAGACGAGCAATATTGTCGTCTGCGCATTCGTCAATGCGATGGCCGAGTCGTTGAATCCAGGGGGATTGATGATTCCCGGGCCGCCCGAGTTTCGGTTCGAATTTTCGGGGAGTTTGATTGAGTTCGCCTTGATGGATCAGATGAGTCGGAACGACCAGATCATGATGGTCGAGATCCACTTCTCGGTTGATGGCATTACTAACGACTGGGCAATGGTTATCGTGCCGGCCGCTGGTGGCCTGGAGACGCTTGGTCTCGGTGACTTGGGGGGGGAACATCCGGGGGAGCCGTCGTGA
- a CDS encoding chemotaxis protein CheD: MSRTPVPEPLPSISVLIGQWAVARAPTTMRTLLGSCVAIILHDRAARIGGLAHIVLPDSRGREDGLGKYVDTAVPALLGDLARLQGHSLIGRSTFSATLVGGAAMFRSAPNADIGRQNLEASQRILRALSIPILAQDAGGSTGRNVTLDTASGVVRVRIPGGPSYDLSAGKARIDRPT, encoded by the coding sequence GTGAGTCGAACACCCGTTCCCGAACCACTTCCGAGCATCAGTGTTCTGATAGGCCAGTGGGCAGTCGCCCGGGCCCCGACGACCATGAGGACCTTGCTTGGGTCTTGCGTCGCGATCATCTTGCATGATCGGGCAGCCCGGATCGGCGGCTTAGCTCATATCGTGCTCCCCGATTCTCGGGGCCGCGAGGATGGTCTAGGGAAATATGTGGATACGGCGGTTCCTGCGTTGCTGGGGGATCTGGCCCGTCTCCAGGGGCACTCGCTGATCGGCCGATCGACCTTCTCAGCCACGCTGGTCGGAGGAGCGGCGATGTTTCGCTCGGCACCGAATGCCGATATTGGACGACAGAACCTTGAGGCGTCTCAACGTATCCTTCGCGCGTTAAGCATTCCGATCCTCGCTCAGGACGCCGGAGGATCGACTGGCAGAAACGTGACACTCGACACGGCCTCGGGGGTGGTCCGGGTTCGGATTCCCGGTGGACCCAGTTACGACCTCTCGGCCGGCAAGGCTCGAATCGACCGACCAACGTGA
- a CDS encoding response regulator: MKRLLIVDDALIMRKLIRGVAENAGWHVVAEAGDGQQAVDLYRSLRPNLVTLDLVMPVMGGLDALKLIRDEDPEARVIIVTALDQKETLAASINAGAMDFIVKPFDRTQMLGLLTKLGSSPDV; the protein is encoded by the coding sequence ATGAAGCGACTTCTGATCGTCGACGATGCCCTGATCATGCGTAAGCTGATCCGAGGGGTCGCCGAAAACGCAGGCTGGCATGTCGTGGCCGAAGCAGGTGACGGGCAGCAAGCGGTGGACCTTTACCGCTCCTTGCGGCCCAACCTGGTCACGCTCGACCTGGTGATGCCGGTCATGGGTGGGCTCGATGCGCTGAAACTCATCCGAGACGAAGACCCTGAGGCCCGGGTGATTATCGTGACTGCGCTCGACCAGAAGGAAACGCTGGCCGCTTCCATCAACGCCGGGGCGATGGATTTTATTGTTAAACCGTTTGATCGAACTCAGATGTTGGGACTGTTGACGAAGCTTGGCAGTTCCCCAGACGTCTGA